The Ascaphus truei isolate aAscTru1 chromosome 3, aAscTru1.hap1, whole genome shotgun sequence genome includes a region encoding these proteins:
- the LOC142490808 gene encoding odorant receptor 131-2-like — translation MANSTALHSNITQVSVDSNKNIESLRMAYLILLVLCFCIFLYFLTIILCVYFTTAHIRENTRYVLFVYMLINDTLYLVLGFFLVVFNIYVINLPVPLCIVLVILSLTSFMATPYYLAVMSLERYVAICYPLRHAQLCTTQRSHAAIAIIWAVGFSPCVADFIALSSSVETKYFSLSGICGRPMLIKTPMQNNMRYITIIFSFTMVGLIIVYTYIRIMLIARKLSSNKSSAFKAGKTVILHAFQLLLCMSAFTSHFTETYLKDYFAFFPITNFLLLMCLPRFLSPFIYGIRDEVLRKYIIKWHSFAITLG, via the coding sequence ATGGCGAACTCTACGGCTCTGCACAGCAAtatcacccaagtgtccgtcgaTAGCAACAAGAACATTGAGAGTCTGAGGATGGCTTATCTAATCTTGTTGGTCCTCTGCTTCTGCATCTTCTTGTACTTCCTTACAATTATACTCTGTGTCTACTTTACCACAGCTCATATTCGAGAGAACACTCGCTATGTCCTTTTTGTCTATATGCTCATTAATGACACACTGTATCTCGTCCTGGGGTTTTTTCTGGTGGTGTTTAACATATACGTGATAAACCTCCCTGTGCCATTATGCATTGTCTTAGTGATTCTATCCTTAACTTCCTTTATGGCCACCCCCTATTACCTGGCAGTCATGTCTCTTGAACGCTATGTAGCCATTTGCTACCCGCTAAGACATGCACAGCTTTGCACCACACAGAGATCTCATGCTGCCATTGCAATCATATGGGCCGTGGGATTCAGCCCTTGTGTTGCTGATTTCATTGCCCTGAGCTCCTCAGTTGAGACAAAGTATTTCTCTCTCAGTGGGATTTGTGGCCGGCCAATGTTGATAAAGACCCCAATGCAAAACAACATGAGATACATCACCATCATCTTCAGCTTTACCATGGTGGGACTGATAATCGTGTACACGTACATCAGGATCATGCTGATTGCACGGAAGCTTAGTTCAAACAAATCATCTGCTTTTAAGGCTGGGAAAACAGTCATACTCCACGCTTTCCAGCTCCTGTTATGCATGTCCGCTTTCACATCTCATTTTACGGAGACATACCTCAAAGattattttgctttttttccTATAACCAACTTTCTCCTATTGATGTGCCTGCCTCGGTTTCTCAGTCCTTTCATTTATGGGATTAGGGACGAAGTGTTGCGCAAATATATAATAAAGTGGCACTCTTTTGCAATCACTTTAGGATAG
- the LOC142490809 gene encoding odorant receptor 131-2-like — translation MANSTALHSNITQVSVDSNKNIEILRMAYLILLVLCFCIFLYFLTIILCVYFTTAHIRENTRYVLFVYMLINDTLYLVLGFFLVVFNIYVINLPIPLCIVLVILSLTSFMATPYYLAVMALERYVAICYPLRHAQLCTPQRSHAAIAIIWAVGFSPCVADFIALSSSVETKYFSLSGICGRAMLIKTPVQNNMRYITIIFSFTMVGLIIVYTYIRIMLIARKLSSNKSSAFKAGKTIILHAFQLLLCMTAFTSHFTETYLKDYFAFFPITNFLLLMCLPRFLSPFIYGIRDEVLRKYIIKWHSFAITLG, via the coding sequence ATGGCGAACTCCACAGCTCTGCACAGCAATATCACCCAAGTATCCGTCGATAGCAACAAGAACATTGAGATTCTGAGGATGGCTTATCTAATCTTGTTGGTCCTCTGCTTCTGCATCTTCTTGTACTTCCTTACAATTATACTCTGTGTCTACTTTACCACAGCTCATATTCGAGAAAACACTCGCTATGTCCTTTTTGTCTATATGCTCATTAATGACACACTGTATCTCGTCCTGGGGTTTTTTCTGGTGGTGTTTAACATATACGTGATAAACCTCCCTATTCCATTATGCATTGTCTTAGTGATTCTATCCTTAACTTCCTTTATGGCCACCCCCTATTACCTGGCAGTCATGGCCCTTGAACGCTATGTAGCCATTTGCTACCCGCTAAGACATGCACAGCTTTGCACCCCACAGAGATCTCATGCTGCCATTGCAATCATATGGGCCGTGGGATTCAGCCCTTGTGTTGCTGATTTCATTGCCCTGAGCTCCTCAGTTGAGACAAAGTATTTCTCTCTCAGTGGGATTTGTGGTCGGGCAATGTTGATAAAGACCCCAGTGCAAAATAACATGAGATACATCACCATCATCTTCAGCTTTACCATGGTGGGACTGATAATCGTGTACACGTACATCAGGATCATGCTGATTGCACGGAAGCTTAGTTCAAACAAATCATCTGCTTTCAAGGCTGGGAAAACAATTATACTCCACGCTTTCCAGCTCCTGTTATGCATGACCGCTTTCACATCTCATTTTACAGAGACATACCTCAAAGattattttgctttttttccTATAACCAACTTCCTCCTATTGATGTGCCTGCCTCGGTTTCTCAGTCCTTTCATTTATGGGATTAGGGACGAAGTGTTGCGCAAATATATAATAAAGTGGCACTCTTTTGCAATCACTTTAGGATAG